In the Salvelinus fontinalis isolate EN_2023a chromosome 34, ASM2944872v1, whole genome shotgun sequence genome, one interval contains:
- the LOC129833795 gene encoding 28S ribosomal protein S7, mitochondrial-like yields the protein MAAAITGLLKPWTPRVLLVRWSRYNPYYLEPEPRKEVYHIPETELTPEQKEERELKSVRPIKAATNSVTSSVFNDPVLSKFVNMMMKDGDKIIAKGIITQTLENIKRKQVEKYHKASEGKKAEIECNPYAIFHQALENCKPVIGLASIQKGGKFYQVPIPLTDNRRRFLAMKWMITECRDNKHRRTLMYEKLSQELLAAFSKEGNVVKRKHELHKMAESNRAYAHYRWW from the exons ATGGCAGCCGCCATCACAGGTTTACTAAAACCTTGGACACCAAG GGTACTCCTGGTGAGATGGAGCAGGTACAACCCTTACTACCTGGAGCCTGAGCCTCGGAAAGAGGTGTACCACATCCCAGAGACTGAGCTCACACCTgagcagaaagaggagagggagctgAAATCTGTCAGGCCCATAAAGGCAGCCACCAACTCTGTCACCAGCTCTGTTTTCAACGACCCTGTGTTGAG CAAGTTTGTCAACATGATGATGAAAGATGGTGACAAGATTATTGCCAAAGGTATCATCACACAG ACATTGGAGAACATTAAGAGAAAACAGGTGGAGAAGTACCACAAAGCCTCTGAGGGAAAGAAGGCAGAGATCGAGTGTAATCCATACGCCATCTTCCACCAGGCTCTGGAGAACTGCAAGCCTGTCATTGGCCTGGCTAGTATTCAGAAAGGGGGCAAGTTCTATCAG GTGCCCATACCTCTGACAGACAACAGGCGGCGCTTCCTGGCCATGAAGTGGATGATCACAGAGTGCCGGGACAACAAGCACAGACGCACACTAATGTACGAAAAACTATCCCAGGAACTGCTGGCCGCCTTCTCCAAGGAGGGCAACGTGGTCAAACGGAAACACGAACTGCACAAGATGGCCGAATCCAACAGAGCCTACGCCCACTATCGCTGGTGGTAG